A single Aspergillus puulaauensis MK2 DNA, chromosome 7, nearly complete sequence DNA region contains:
- a CDS encoding MOSC domain-containing protein (COG:S;~EggNog:ENOG410PUTI;~InterPro:IPR005302,IPR005303,IPR011037;~PFAM:PF03476,PF03473;~TransMembrane:1 (n2-10c14/15o24-43i);~go_function: GO:0003824 - catalytic activity [Evidence IEA];~go_function: GO:0030151 - molybdenum ion binding [Evidence IEA];~go_function: GO:0030170 - pyridoxal phosphate binding [Evidence IEA]), with translation MLVQAVQGLLTIEASTVVYPTAALTLLLSVVFAAIIHNGVTATTRRKLRNLRRLGLSSSNSNMTDQYDSKYAVAEEDSAHTSIRIKSIFIHPVKSCGPIEVERALLTKTGFLYDRCFAIATVADGKWRFISQRTKPAMALIANELWLPHKHSDASDPLVQAGGCLVLRFQDPDMPAPTWMDCLESLVYKGNLAATPEVSVIVPLEPSRCQQEQYQIEQKTFTIHGRDTKGLDMSTVPSMADVMPKLKRFLGLPVTQPLALLRCNDDSLTRTNKNLAPLEHIGSPSVHAYTDQQPVNINSLSSVHAVSALLPIENQPLDALRFRANLWITGAPAYAEESWKRYRVVPKSSGIEEQRASVAPALSVVCRTSRCTMPNVDPGTGTFDTDLPPEGKKKGKPQPSTTLVDHRTVEAGNKAALGYLGMHCVPEDRDLEDAEAQGKGLYVEVGDELEVLETGVHLYGSTKDDY, from the coding sequence ATGTTGGTCCAGGCTGTACAGGGCCTTTTAACCATCGAGGCCTCTACCGTCGTATATCCCACGGCCgctctcactctcctcctcagtgTGGTCTTCGCCGCCATCATCCACAATGGAGTCACAGCCACCACCCGCAGAAAGCTGCGAAACCTGCGCAGGCTCGGGCTATcgagcagcaacagcaacatgaCCGACCAATATGACTCAAAGTATGCCGTCGCTGAAGAAGACTCAGCCCACACCTCCATCCGCATCaagtccatcttcatccaccccGTCAAATCATGCGGGCCCATCGAGGTGGAGCGTGCGTTGCTCACCAAGACCGGCTTCCTGTACGATCGATGCTTTGCCATTGCAACTGTAGCAGATGGGAAATGGCGCTTTATCAGCCAACGGACGAAGCCAGCAATGGCCTTGATTGCGAATGAGCTGTGGCTGCCGCATAAGCACAGCGACGCCTCAGATCCACTCGTCCAGGCCGGCGGCTGTCTGGTTTTGAGGTTTCAAGACCCAGATATGCCGGCCCCGACTTGGATGGACTGTCTAGAGTCGCTCGTCTATAAGGGAAATCTGGCTGCGACGCCCGAGGTCTCTGTCATTGTCCCCCTGGAACCCTCGCGTTGCCAACAGGAGCAATACCAGATAGAGCAGAAGACATTCACCATCCACGGCCGTGATACAAAGGGCCTCGACATGAGCACTGTCCCATCTATGGCCGACGTCATGCCGAAGCTGAAGCGCTTTCTGGGTCTCCCAGTGACCCAGCCCCTTGCACTGTTGCGATGCAACGACGACTCTCTTACTCGGACAAACAAGAATCTCGCCCCGCTTGAGCATATCGGCTCGCCGTCTGTGCACGCATACACAGACCAGCAGCCggtcaacatcaacagcctgtCCTCGGTGCACGCTGTATCTGCACTGCTTCCTATCGAGAACCAGCCACTCGACGCGCTTCGCTTCCGCGCGAATCTATGGATCACTGGAGCCCCAGCCTACGCAGAAGAGTCTTGGAAGAGATATAGAGTCGTCCCCAAGTCGTCTGGCATTGAAGAACAAAGGGCATCCGTAGCGCCGGCACTGTCTGTCGTCTGCCGTACCTCTCGATGTACGATGCCAAATGTCGACCCGGGCACTGGCACGTTTGATACGGATCTGCCACCggagggcaagaagaagggcaagccGCAGCCTAGCACAACACTGGTCGATCATCGAACTGTAGAAGCCGGGAATAAAGCGGCACTGGGCTACCTGGGCATGCACTGCGTACCGGAAGATCGGGATCTAGAGGATGCTGAGGCACAAGGAAAGGGACTGTATGTCGAGGTTGGGGATGAGCTTGAAGTGCTGGAAACGGGCGTGCATCTCTACGGGTCCACGAAGGATGATTACTAG
- a CDS encoding uncharacterized protein (COG:C;~EggNog:ENOG410PG0V;~InterPro:IPR020471,IPR036812,IPR023210;~PFAM:PF00248;~go_function: GO:0016491 - oxidoreductase activity [Evidence IEA];~go_process: GO:0055114 - oxidation-reduction process [Evidence IEA]) produces MSFPQRTLGRDGPKVSAVGLGFGSFTGFYGPPGTTEERITRLDHAHSIGSRFWDLADIYGDSEDLVGEWMKRSGKRSDIFLATKCGLQRQPSGMHTFCSDPAYVKEACERSLKRLGVDTIDLYYCHRVDGVTPIEKTIEAMVELKNQGKIRYIGVSDVSAATLRRAHAVHPIAALQIEYSLFTLDIESSTSKVLGTARELGITVVAFSPIGRGILTGQFRSRADFPQGDLRAMYPKYAEENFPEIVKLVEGVEQVAQDHGCTPAQVALAWLLAQGPEIIPIPGTRSPAKMDENSASARVKLSDGEIQRLRTLAEQADIQGTRYPSAVMDTLHTDTPLP; encoded by the exons ATGTCCTTCCCCCAGCGAACCCTGGGTCGTGATGGCCCCAAAGTCTCTGCTGTTGGTCTCGGATTCGGCAGCTTCACCGGCTTTTATGGACCACCTGGCACCACAGAAGAGAGGATAACACGACTAGATCATGCCCATTCTATTGGCTCACGATTCTGGGATCTGGCAGACATATACGGCGACAGCGAGGATCTCGTTGGCGAGTGGATGAAGCGATCTGGCAAGCGGAGCGACATCTTTCTAGCCACCAAGTGTGGCCTCCAGCGGCAGCCCAGTGGGATGCACACCTTCTGCTCTGATCCAGCGTATGTAAAGGAAGCTTGCGAGAGGAGCCTCAAGCGACTGGGCGTGGACACCATCGACCTTTACTACTGTCATCGAGTGGACGGGGTGACCCCGATTGAAAAGACCATAGAAGCCATGGTTGAACTGAAGAA CCAAGGAAAGATCCGATACATCGGCGTCTCAGACGTGTCGGCAGCCACTCTGCGGCGGGCACACGCCGTCCACCCCATTGCAGCTCTACAGATTGAGTACAGTCTGTTCACACTCGATATCGAGTCATCCACCTCGAAGGTCCTTGGCACCGCTCGCGAACTAGGCATTACTGTCGTGGCATTCAGCCCCATTGGGCGTGGGATCCTCACCGGCCAATTCCGATCTCGCGCCGACTTCCCACAGGGTGACTTGCGCGCCATGTACCCCAAGTACGCCGAGGAGAACTTCCCAGAGATCGTCAAGCTAGTCGAGGGTGTCGAGCAGGTAGCACAGGATCATGGATGTACCCCTGCACAAGTCGCCCTTGCGTGGCTGTTGGCCCAGGGACCGGaaatcatccccatccctgGGACGAGGTCGCCGGCTAAAATGGACGAGAATTCGGCCTCGGCGCGGGTCAAATTGAGCGATGGGGAGATCCAACGACTTAGGACTCTGGCAGAGCAGGCAGATATTCAAGGTACTCGGTATCCTTCTGC GGTGATGGACACCCTTCACACCGACACCCCTCTACCATAG